The Mycobacterium seoulense genome has a window encoding:
- a CDS encoding Ppx/GppA phosphatase family protein: MVSRLAGIDCGTNSIRLLIADVGDDGLRDVHRETRIVRLGQGVDATGQFAPEAIARTREALTDYAGLLKRHGVERVRMVATSAARDVANRDVFFAMTADVLGAAVPGAVAEVITGAEEASLSFRGAVGELDSAAGPFVVVDLGGGSTEIVVGGESVVASYSADIGCVRLTERCLHSDPPTPEEVAAARAVVRERLEVALGAVPVEGARTWVGLAGTMTTLSALAHNMTAYDSAAIHLSRVPGGDLLAVCERLIGMTRSERAALPPMHEGRADVIGGGAIVVEELARELRARAGIDELTVSEHDILDGIVFSIAG; the protein is encoded by the coding sequence ATGGTGAGCAGGCTCGCCGGAATCGACTGCGGCACCAACTCGATTCGGTTGCTCATCGCCGATGTGGGCGACGACGGGCTCCGCGACGTGCATCGGGAGACCCGGATCGTGCGGCTGGGGCAGGGTGTGGACGCGACGGGTCAGTTCGCGCCGGAGGCGATCGCGCGAACCCGGGAGGCGCTGACCGACTACGCCGGTCTGCTGAAGCGACACGGCGTCGAGCGGGTGCGGATGGTGGCGACCTCGGCGGCCCGGGACGTCGCCAATCGTGACGTCTTCTTCGCGATGACGGCCGACGTGCTGGGCGCGGCGGTGCCCGGCGCGGTGGCCGAGGTGATCACCGGCGCCGAGGAGGCGTCGCTGTCGTTCCGCGGGGCCGTCGGCGAATTGGATTCTGCGGCAGGGCCATTCGTTGTGGTGGACCTGGGCGGTGGCTCTACCGAGATCGTGGTCGGCGGGGAGTCGGTGGTGGCCAGCTACTCGGCGGACATCGGCTGCGTGCGGCTGACCGAACGCTGCCTGCACTCGGACCCGCCGACGCCCGAGGAGGTGGCCGCGGCCCGCGCTGTGGTGCGCGAGCGTCTGGAGGTCGCGCTGGGTGCGGTGCCCGTCGAGGGGGCGCGAACCTGGGTCGGGCTGGCCGGGACGATGACCACACTGTCGGCGCTGGCGCACAATATGACGGCGTACGACTCTGCGGCCATCCACCTCTCGCGTGTTCCGGGCGGCGACCTGTTGGCGGTGTGCGAGCGGCTGATCGGCATGACCCGGTCCGAGCGTGCGGCGCTTCCGCCGATGCACGAGGGGCGGGCCGACGTGATCGGCGGGGGCGCGATCGTGGTCGAGGAGTTGGCGCGCGAGTTGCGCGCCCGCGCCGGCATCGACGAGCTGACCGTGAGCGAGCACGACATCCTGGACGGCATCGTGTTCTCGATCGCGGGGTAA
- a CDS encoding DUF501 domain-containing protein — MVDRADLEAVARQLGREPRGVLEIAYRCPNGEPGVVKTAPKLPDGTPFPTLYYLTHPVLTAAASRLETTGLMREMSERLRHDPELAAAYRRAHESYLSERDAIEPLGTTFSGGGMPDRVKCLHVLIAHSLAKGPGCNPLGDEALAMLAPEPAMAGILVAGQW; from the coding sequence GTGGTTGATCGTGCCGACCTCGAGGCGGTGGCGCGTCAGCTCGGACGCGAGCCGCGCGGCGTGCTCGAGATCGCCTACCGCTGCCCCAACGGTGAGCCCGGCGTGGTGAAGACCGCGCCGAAACTCCCTGACGGCACGCCGTTTCCGACGTTGTACTACCTGACGCATCCGGTGTTGACCGCCGCCGCGAGCCGGCTGGAGACGACGGGACTGATGCGCGAGATGTCCGAGCGGTTGCGGCACGACCCCGAATTGGCGGCGGCGTATCGGCGGGCCCACGAGTCGTATCTGTCCGAACGGGACGCGATCGAGCCGCTGGGGACGACCTTTTCCGGGGGCGGGATGCCGGATCGGGTCAAGTGCCTGCACGTTCTGATCGCGCACTCGCTGGCCAAGGGGCCGGGTTGCAACCCGCTCGGCGACGAGGCGCTGGCGATGCTGGCCCCCGAGCCCGCGATGGCCGGCATCCTGGTGGCCGGGCAATGGTGA
- a CDS encoding FtsB family cell division protein, which translates to MPAKPDPKRRSPASRPGKAGDPVRRRRTAKPSSKPSQTAKQASARSSFEHVVEPIKRQVAESVEQRSEQRLGFTARRAAVLAAVVCVLTLTIAGPVRTYFAQRTEMNQLTASEASLRRQIADLEQRKAKLGDPAYIAAQARERLGFVKPGDIPFQVQLPPSAATPSEPGGQAAKPANTDPWYTSLWHTIADTPHLPPANVPPPGPPPTEPGPAAPNPTAPGG; encoded by the coding sequence TTGCCCGCCAAGCCGGATCCCAAACGGCGCTCCCCGGCATCGCGTCCGGGGAAGGCCGGGGATCCGGTTCGGCGCCGCCGTACGGCCAAGCCGTCCTCCAAGCCGTCCCAAACCGCGAAGCAGGCCAGCGCGCGGTCGTCGTTCGAGCACGTGGTCGAGCCGATCAAGCGGCAGGTCGCCGAGTCCGTCGAGCAGCGGTCCGAGCAGCGGCTCGGATTCACCGCGCGGCGGGCGGCGGTGCTGGCCGCGGTCGTCTGTGTGTTGACGCTGACCATCGCCGGGCCGGTGCGGACCTACTTCGCGCAGCGCACCGAGATGAATCAGTTGACCGCGAGCGAGGCGTCACTGCGCCGTCAGATCGCCGACCTGGAGCAGAGGAAGGCCAAACTCGGTGACCCGGCCTACATCGCGGCGCAGGCCCGCGAGCGTCTCGGTTTCGTGAAGCCGGGCGACATCCCGTTCCAGGTTCAGCTTCCGCCGTCGGCGGCCACGCCGTCCGAGCCGGGGGGCCAGGCGGCCAAACCCGCCAACACCGACCCCTGGTACACCTCCTTGTGGCACACCATCGCCGACACACCGCACCTGCCGCCGGCCAATGTGCCGCCGCCGGGACCCCCGCCGACGGAACCGGGCCCGGCCGCGCCGAACCCCACGGCGCCCGGTGGTTGA